A single Streptomyces mirabilis DNA region contains:
- a CDS encoding acetoacetate--CoA ligase — MTTPHPEPYTEPFFTPDPKSAAHSRIADFARWAARHRGAEGIQDPTDYRALYQWSVTDLEGFWAAVWEYFDIDATTEYERVLAEETMPGARWFPGTTLNYTHHALRNLQPDAPAITALDETGAGYEITGRELRARVASVAASLRDLGVGQGDRVVGYLPNTPHAVIAFLATASLGAVWSVCGQDYAPKAAADRFTQLEPTVLITADGYLFNGATHDRRAASFELAAALPTVKATVLVDHVGLAWPEGGDSGLTVPWEDAVSRVEYLTIAPVPFDHPLWVVFSSGTTGLPKGIVHGHGGVLLEHLKTLGLHTDLGTGDRLLWYTTTHWMMWNLVVSTLLTGATTCTYDGSPVPQARPDVLWELAARHKVTVFGTSPQYLLTMAKLGIEPAVHDLSAIRVVGCTGSALPASAYPWVRDHVGASVQLASTSGGTDIVSGFAGSASTTPVWAGELSAPSLGVALAAYDATGTPVLDQVGELVVTRPMPSMPLYFWNDPDGSRYRDAYFGAYPGVWRHGDWITLTSHGSVVVHGRSDATLNRNGVRLGSADIHDVVERLPEITEALVIGAEEPDGRYWMPLFVVLADGVALDDSLRVRIRDAIRTGASPRHVPDEILAVRALPHTKTGKKLEVPVKRLLQGAPAEQVLNPEAVDNPELIAYFARLGAERNKRSAHDT, encoded by the coding sequence ATGACCACCCCGCACCCCGAGCCGTATACGGAACCCTTCTTCACTCCCGACCCGAAGTCGGCCGCCCACAGCCGCATCGCGGACTTCGCCCGATGGGCGGCCCGGCACCGGGGCGCCGAAGGGATCCAGGACCCCACGGACTACCGAGCCCTGTACCAGTGGTCCGTCACCGACCTCGAAGGGTTCTGGGCCGCGGTGTGGGAGTACTTCGACATCGACGCGACGACTGAGTACGAGCGGGTGCTGGCCGAGGAGACCATGCCCGGCGCCCGCTGGTTCCCCGGCACCACGCTCAACTACACGCATCACGCACTGCGCAACCTGCAGCCGGACGCTCCCGCGATCACCGCCCTGGACGAGACCGGAGCCGGCTATGAGATCACGGGCCGGGAGCTGCGCGCCCGGGTCGCCTCCGTCGCTGCCAGCCTGCGCGACCTGGGCGTCGGACAGGGCGACCGGGTGGTGGGCTATCTGCCCAACACCCCCCACGCCGTCATCGCCTTCCTCGCCACCGCAAGCCTGGGCGCGGTGTGGTCGGTGTGCGGCCAGGACTACGCACCCAAGGCCGCCGCCGACCGCTTCACCCAGCTCGAACCCACGGTGCTCATCACCGCTGACGGCTACCTCTTCAACGGCGCCACCCACGACCGCCGCGCCGCCTCGTTCGAACTCGCCGCCGCCCTGCCGACGGTGAAGGCCACGGTGCTCGTGGACCACGTGGGCCTTGCGTGGCCCGAGGGCGGGGACTCGGGGCTGACGGTTCCCTGGGAGGACGCGGTCAGCCGTGTCGAGTACCTCACCATCGCCCCGGTGCCGTTCGACCACCCCCTGTGGGTCGTCTTCTCCTCCGGCACCACCGGACTGCCCAAGGGCATCGTCCACGGGCACGGCGGGGTCCTGCTCGAACACCTCAAGACCCTCGGCCTGCACACCGATCTGGGCACCGGGGATCGCCTGCTGTGGTACACCACCACCCACTGGATGATGTGGAACCTGGTCGTCTCCACCCTGCTGACCGGTGCCACCACCTGCACCTACGACGGCAGCCCGGTTCCGCAGGCGCGTCCGGACGTCCTGTGGGAGCTGGCGGCCCGTCACAAAGTCACCGTCTTCGGCACCAGTCCTCAGTACCTGCTGACCATGGCCAAGCTGGGCATCGAACCCGCCGTGCACGACCTGTCGGCCATCCGCGTCGTCGGCTGCACCGGCTCCGCTCTGCCCGCCTCCGCCTACCCCTGGGTCCGCGACCACGTGGGCGCCAGCGTCCAGTTGGCCTCCACCAGCGGCGGTACGGACATCGTCTCCGGCTTCGCCGGCAGCGCCTCCACGACCCCCGTCTGGGCGGGGGAGCTGTCCGCCCCCAGCCTCGGCGTGGCCCTGGCCGCCTACGACGCGACGGGCACCCCTGTCCTCGACCAGGTCGGCGAACTGGTCGTCACCCGGCCCATGCCGTCCATGCCGCTGTACTTCTGGAACGACCCCGACGGCAGCCGCTACCGCGACGCCTACTTCGGCGCCTACCCCGGTGTGTGGCGGCACGGCGACTGGATCACACTCACCTCGCACGGCTCGGTGGTCGTCCACGGCCGCTCCGACGCCACCCTCAACCGCAACGGCGTGCGCCTGGGCAGTGCCGACATCCACGACGTCGTCGAACGCCTCCCCGAGATCACCGAGGCTCTCGTCATCGGTGCGGAGGAACCCGACGGCCGCTACTGGATGCCGCTCTTCGTGGTCCTCGCCGACGGGGTCGCCCTGGACGACTCCCTGCGCGTCCGGATCCGCGACGCGATCCGCACCGGGGCCTCACCCCGCCACGTCCCCGACGAGATCCTCGCCGTACGGGCCCTCCCGCACACGAAGACCGGCAAGAAGCTCGAGGTTCCCGTCAAGCGCCTGCTCCAGGGTGCCCCTGCCGAGCAAGTCCTGAACCCCGAGGCGGTCGACAATCCCGAGCTGATCGCCTACTTCGCCCGCCTGGGCGCGGAGCGGAACAAGCGGTCAGCACACGACACCTGA
- a CDS encoding malonic semialdehyde reductase, whose amino-acid sequence MTDREPQALDVLDDVGRKVLFTEARTANTFAEVAVADDELAMIWELARWSPSAANGQPLRVLFVRTREGKERLVRHLDEGNRAKTLSAPAVAVLAYDLDFHEQMPTVFPARGDLLRAAFADQIDARESIAAYNSALQTGVFLLAVRAAGFGAGPMAGFDKAGVDEEFFAGTSWRSHLVVNIGHPGADPWFPRLPRVPVEHALAWA is encoded by the coding sequence ATGACCGACCGCGAACCGCAGGCCCTCGATGTCCTCGACGACGTCGGACGAAAGGTGCTGTTCACCGAGGCCCGCACCGCGAACACCTTCGCCGAGGTGGCCGTTGCCGACGACGAACTGGCCATGATCTGGGAACTCGCCCGCTGGTCGCCGAGCGCCGCCAACGGCCAGCCTCTGCGCGTGCTCTTCGTGCGGACCCGCGAGGGCAAGGAGCGACTCGTCCGGCATCTCGACGAGGGCAACAGGGCCAAGACGCTCAGTGCGCCGGCCGTGGCGGTCCTGGCGTACGACCTCGACTTCCACGAGCAGATGCCGACCGTCTTCCCGGCCCGCGGGGACTTGCTGCGAGCGGCGTTCGCCGACCAGATCGACGCGCGCGAGAGCATCGCGGCCTACAACTCGGCACTCCAGACCGGGGTCTTCCTGCTCGCGGTCCGCGCGGCGGGGTTCGGGGCCGGTCCCATGGCGGGCTTCGACAAGGCCGGCGTGGACGAGGAGTTCTTCGCCGGTACCAGCTGGCGCTCGCATCTGGTGGTCAACATCGGTCACCCCGGTGCCGACCCGTGGTTCCCGCGGCTGCCCCGCGTGCCCGTCGAGCACGCCCTCGCCTGGGCCTGA
- a CDS encoding SRPBCC family protein, which yields MGDYSDSITVHVPSDRLFAYLSDVQHLHSYMPRLRAARPHYGDKVTVTAHVEPVDAPEQDVTSEAWLAVVEDGKSLEWGVPGPHDYHGQLHVGPGETADTCRLTVELHTEHTEAEQIHHGLDVALRGIKQAVEDAER from the coding sequence ATGGGTGACTACAGTGACAGCATCACCGTGCACGTGCCCTCGGACCGGCTCTTTGCCTACCTGTCCGATGTGCAGCATCTGCATTCCTACATGCCGCGGCTCAGGGCCGCGCGCCCTCACTACGGCGACAAGGTCACCGTCACCGCCCACGTCGAACCCGTTGATGCGCCGGAACAGGACGTGACCAGTGAGGCGTGGCTGGCAGTGGTCGAGGACGGCAAGAGCCTGGAGTGGGGTGTGCCAGGGCCGCACGACTATCACGGGCAGCTGCACGTGGGCCCTGGTGAGACCGCCGATACCTGCCGCCTCACCGTGGAGCTGCATACCGAGCACACGGAAGCCGAGCAGATCCATCACGGCCTCGACGTGGCATTGCGCGGCATTAAGCAGGCGGTGGAAGACGCAGAACGCTGA
- the argC gene encoding N-acetyl-gamma-glutamyl-phosphate reductase yields the protein MVVRAAVAGASGYAGGEALRLLLAHPEVEIGALTGNANAGQRLGALQPHLLPLADRVLQETTPDVLAGHDVVFLALPHGQSAAVAEQLGPDVLVVDMGADFRLKDPADWEKFYGSAHAGTWPYGLPELPGARAALEGSKRIAVPGCYPTAVSLALFPAYAAALAEPEAVIVAASGTSGAGKAAKPHLLGSEVMGSMSPYGVGGVHRHTPEMIQNLGAAAGEPVTVSFTPTLAPMPRGILATCSAKARAGVTGESLRAAYEKAFADEPFVHLLPEGQWPATASVYGSNAVQVQVAYDEATHRIIAISAIDNLAKGTAGGAVQSMNIALGLPEETGLSTIGVAP from the coding sequence ATGGTGGTACGCGCAGCAGTGGCGGGAGCGAGTGGGTACGCGGGCGGCGAAGCCCTGCGTCTGCTCCTGGCGCACCCCGAGGTCGAGATCGGTGCCCTGACGGGCAACGCCAACGCGGGCCAGCGCCTCGGCGCACTGCAGCCGCACCTGCTGCCGCTGGCCGACCGAGTCCTCCAGGAGACCACCCCGGACGTCCTCGCCGGCCACGACGTCGTCTTCCTCGCGCTGCCCCACGGGCAGTCCGCCGCCGTCGCCGAGCAGCTCGGCCCGGACGTCCTCGTCGTCGACATGGGCGCCGACTTCCGGCTCAAGGACCCGGCGGACTGGGAGAAGTTCTACGGCTCCGCGCACGCCGGCACCTGGCCCTACGGCCTTCCCGAACTGCCGGGCGCCCGCGCCGCGCTGGAGGGGTCCAAGCGCATCGCGGTGCCCGGCTGCTACCCCACGGCCGTCTCCCTCGCCCTCTTCCCGGCGTACGCGGCCGCACTCGCCGAGCCCGAGGCCGTGATCGTCGCCGCGTCCGGGACCTCCGGCGCCGGCAAGGCCGCCAAGCCCCATCTGCTCGGCAGCGAGGTCATGGGCTCCATGTCCCCGTACGGAGTCGGCGGCGTCCACCGCCACACCCCCGAGATGATCCAGAACCTCGGCGCGGCGGCGGGGGAGCCGGTCACCGTCTCCTTCACGCCCACCCTCGCGCCGATGCCCCGGGGCATCCTCGCCACGTGCAGCGCGAAGGCGCGTGCAGGGGTCACCGGTGAGTCCCTGCGCGCCGCGTACGAGAAGGCGTTCGCCGACGAGCCCTTCGTCCACCTGCTGCCCGAGGGGCAGTGGCCCGCCACCGCGTCCGTCTACGGTTCCAACGCCGTTCAGGTCCAGGTCGCGTACGACGAAGCGACGCACCGCATCATCGCGATCAGCGCCATCGACAACCTGGCCAAGGGCACGGCCGGCGGGGCCGTGCAGAGCATGAACATCGCCCTCGGGCTTCCCGAGGAAACGGGTCTTTCCACGATCGGAGTCGCACCGTGA